Proteins encoded within one genomic window of Anopheles gambiae chromosome 3, idAnoGambNW_F1_1, whole genome shotgun sequence:
- the LOC3291363 gene encoding uncharacterized protein LOC3291363 — protein MDDFEGVIDLLECPYDAAHKLLAHTMARHVSRCRRAYGVLKIVPCPFNPDHQVPEREMTLHKLECEDREAFEQYKFCFTSLISPTKVSVRAASPPPPVPCRAKDTADVVEHSPRRTMSTRRRTLCGAPVSSPVLTPTSGVADHSFSRVYDLRTSCRVGRKDHHSPSSSPTVAKCRPPVATVVPVMKAPELPALMRTPKHEKENQIHKTPNLRKFRTPMKISERKLSIEDFRQRWKQVHNERRAQSRSRDRSARRSCYH, from the coding sequence ATGGACGACTTCGAAGGTGTGATCGATTTGCTGGAGTGTCCGTACGATGCCGCGCACAAGCTGCTTGCCCACACGATGGCCCGGCACGTTAGCCGCTGCCGGCGGGCGTACGGTGTGCTCAAGATCGTGCCGTGCCCCTTCAACCCGGACCACCAGGTGCCGGAGCGAGAGATGACCCTGCACAAGCTGGAGTGCGAAGATCGGGAAGCGTTCGAGCAGTACAAGTTCTGCTTCACATCCCTCATCTCGCCGACCAAGGTGTCGGTGCGAGCTgcctcaccaccaccgccggtaCCGTGTCGGGCAAAGGATACGGCCGATGTGGTCGAACACTCGCCCCGGAGAACGATGTCCACGCGGCGGCGAACGCTGTGCGGAGCTCCAGTGTCATCGCCGGTCCTAACGCCTACGAGCGGGGTGGCGGATCATTCGTTCAGCCGGGTGTACGATTTGAGGACTTCGTGCCGTGTGGGACGAAAGGATCACCACAGTCCCAGCTCATCGCCGACGGTGGCGAAGTGTCGGCCGCCGGTTGCAACGGTCGTGCCGGTCATGAAAGCGCCCGAGCTGCCGGCACTAATGCGCACGCCCAAGCACGAGAAGGAAAACCAGATCCACAAAACGCCCAACCTGCGCAAGTTCCGCACACCGATGAAGATCTCGGAGCGCAAGCTAAGCATCGAGGACTTTCGGCAGCGATGGAAGCAGGTGCACAACGAGCGGCGGGCCCAGTCACGCAGCCGGGATCGAAGTGCCAGGCGGAGCTGCTATCACTAA